aaacatcATATGCATAATGATGAATAAGAAATCCTTCATCAtccttaatatttttatattctttcatattatattttctacCTGATGTTAGATAATtgttttcataattttttttaaaaacattatctGTAAAATGTATTGATGATGGTTTAGGAAGATGACTCTCTTCATTAAGAAGTGTAAATATTCCATTTTGTTTTGAGTCAAATAATTGAAGACATTCAACATTAtctgtaaaataaattttttctacatctatattttctttttcataaaatttttgttcattggcaaaaattattttattaaaaaaagtttgtaatttttcattactataattaatacaaaattgttcaaaacaattatttttataaaattctaaaatagaaatgttgataattataaatcaTGTTAACATACCAAAACCGGCTATATCAAGTACACTTAATGAACGATGATTATTTGATGTTGCCTTAATTGTATCATTAATTGATGATACAATATTGTCAAATAAGTTgatatagattttttttgcTAAAGCATCTCTAGCATTATTAATTTCTGTACATTTTAATTGAATTGATATTGGATCTTTCtcaaaaatatttccaagaaaatttatttttttacattttaatgcatttttaaataaatttttattaaatccaaataattttgatactAATTCAAGTGATTCCTCATTTTCTATTTCACATTCCTCATCATTTGTTAGTtggttaaattttatatttccaAGATGAAGAATAccagataaaattttaaatatttctttaatgctattatcattatatccTATCTCTTTTAAAGCatctattaatttataataatcagAAATGTCATcaattatacaatttttttcataacttaaaaaagattgatacccttttaataaatattcaaattgCTCTAATTTTTGTATGTTAAATTCTTCTTTCCATTTATAATTCATTCCTGATATaagttgataaaatatatgataatttctttcatattgtgattgataaataattctCGATCTTTCTAGTAAATAGTATAATACTTTTCCACCTGTTATTTTATGTTGATTGTCaaagttaattataatatatttaccaAAGCGtgaactatttttattttttgtcgTCATAGCATTACCAAATGattctattattaaatttgaagatagtatttttttttgtatgactttaatattattaccccaaatattacaaatatattttaaaatttctttttgtttCTCTGTTTTTCCAGATCCAGATTCACCACATATTATAATAGTTTGATTTTTATTgcaaattttaatatcattaaatgcTTTGTTAACAATTGCATAAATATGAGATGGTAATGaattaaaactattattatgatattttatcattgtttcatttgtatataaattattaatttcttgATAAGGATTCATtgcaattaaaatatttgaaatataagtaaatattttatttttaaaaaaacgaTCTctgatgttaaaaaataaagttgcTGGGTTAATTGAATTCATTTTACAAATATCATCGAAATCATTGTTAGCTTCATTATTAGGAGTATTTACCTGTGAAATTTGAAATTGTCTTATTTCATCATCTACCTTTAATTGAATTGTTtgatcatttaaaaatgattcaaATATTCCAATAGTAAAACCTTTTTCATTATCAGGaacaataaatttacaaCCTTCTAAAGATGAAGATAATACTTTACTCCTAtccataataatatttataaaaattaaagtaaataaaagtacatactcatttatatataattaccatgattaaatttaaatatttttttttttattaaaaattctttttattagaaaaaaaatatttactatataagtacatctaaaaaataaatttttatattcaaaaacCTTGTTTGtttgaaattaataaaataacataaaaattatactcttataaataattattaatttacatGTATACTTTtaagtattattataaaatcaaaataaaatgtaaaatactttaaaagttcttcaaattatattaatatacaaCTTAATagtaatagaaaaaaaaattataataataataaaataaaaatttaatagtatattttttattttatcataaaaaaataataattgttgttaataatttaacaaatttcataaatatacataaaaattttaatgtaggtttaaaaataataattgtaaaaaaaaaaatcaccaatttttttgaatGGATTCGTTCTTGAAGATGACTAAAAAACTATAACATTACTTTTTGTcaaataatgtataaaaatttttatatataaatattttagtttttaagtatatatatttaaaaaattttacttgcAAAAGTTTCAAGCACTAGGGCAGTTTATCTTGGGAAGTTGATGATAgattcataaaataatattaaaaaattatattttaaacttaatttaaaattatatttgtcgtttataaaaaaaaaaagaatctcTCAAGACAAACTAATTTTTGCACTATTATTTACattacaacttttttttttcacccATTTGTAATGATACGAATTTGTAGCTTCATTgcaatttttcttttgtgagggattcataaatatatttatatacagaacagtattttaaaacattttattgaTGTCCttataatacatatattgtatattttaataccCGTTCCATTTACACAACAAAAACTTCATTATTATCATCttcatcaaaattaaattttctaattgaTTTTACCAATTTATCATCAACAGATAAGTCATCTGGAGTAATAGATGGTGATGTAACAGCACTACCTAGTGAACCTCTACCAGAATCAAAAGAAAACTTTTGTTTAACACTGGTTTTCATTGGCAAAAGTGATATCTTCTTCTTGACAGGAGAATTTAAAACACTTGTCTTAACACTTCTAGGTTTATATGGAGGAATTTTACATTCATCCAGATGgagaatattattttctgtTTCTTGTGCCTTATATctattacaattaaaatcattaattaatacattattttcatttttacttATTACCATTTTTATAGAATCACTTCTTTTAGATGAACAGTTACTTTCTCCAGAACTACCCATTCCACTTTCAAAACCACTACCTACTTTTTTTCCTGTTACTTTTGTTCTTTTTGgaacaattttaattttatcaatattattttgttttgtaGAATTTGTTGATTCACATGAAATATCATCTTCATGTTCATTTTCATTACCAGAATCTTCAGCAGATTGtttagataatttatttattgctAATACACATGAAAATTCAAGCCAATTTGTATTAATAGGTTCCTCTAACCATGGATGTGATAATATATCTTCTAATGTTGCtctattttgataattaaaacaaaGACATCTTTCAATAAGATCTCTAACATCATCTGACAATGAATTATAATATGGTAATGGACCAAGAAGATGTGAAGTACatatatctttttcatttctAAATGGTAATCTACCatttaacatattataaagtaaaaCTCCTAATGACCATACAGCAGCCTCTTTTCCAAGATACAATGATTGTAAAAACCATTCTGGAGGACAGTACAATCTAGttcctaaaaaaaaacaagttTTTAGTTAACCtataagataaataaatttttaaaaaacaattttttttttttaaaagtcaTTGACATAAAACTTAATAAAGTAGaactaataaaataaaatgagaACAAATATcgtttttttaaacaaaaaacaaatataattactttttttttttaatttttacacaataattacaattttattaagttATCTTTAAGTAAACAGTACCTTGAAAATCTGTATAACGTGACTTTTTAAGGATTGCAGCTGCACCGAAGTCAATCAAACGTGTTTCACCAGTCATTAAATCAATGACAATATTTTCATCCTACaataatttaagaaatattaataatataatcaaaaaaaaaaaaattattacctTAATATCTCTATGAAGTAATTTTCTTTCACAACATTCATGAATAGTTTGTACTacttgtttaaataaaaattttgaaaccttaaaatttaattaattataaataagtaaaaaaaatttttttttaaacttacatCTTCATCTAAATGATgttgatttttaataaaatcaaataaatccATACATGGTGATGGTCGTTCCATAACAATAAGATAACCTTCTGGTAATGAAAACCAATCTAGAAGTTTAATGACACCAGTACATTTTGATGCTTTGGCAATCATCATTATTTCTAAAGGAACTCTttcatcatttaattttcCCCATTCTCTTATATGTCTtctttcaataaattttacagCAACAGGAATTTCATCAGATATTCTAATACCACGATATACAATACCAAAACCACCTCTACCAATTTCACCTTTTAATTggtaatttttcttaaatttagCAAATGACCTTCCATTAAGAAGTGACTTAAAATTAGTCAATTGTTGTGAAGCAATTTGCTTAACTTTTTTTGCTAACTCCGGCAatgccatttttttttttaatttatgaaaGATATAACTTTCTtaatattagataaaaaataatagtatcaaaataatatattttgttaaattctaaaaaaaaatacaattatatttttttaacaatatttattataataaatttacattcatttttacatatttaacataaatatataattaaatcaattattagaaatgatattatattataaaaaaaaatatataaaaattatattacaacttcctcaaataataataaaaagaatatttatataattttgatttttcttagtaattaatatatactttaaaagttaataaaaataaaattagtataatgaaaaattgttaataaaaataaatcattagAAGTCATACagcaattaaatataaaagttatattgttcaattaaacttataaaaattaaaacatttttataatcactTTTTTGTATGTTTATGCatcatatatttaatgacatattattatactaTCTCTTTTTAAAGTGGTTGGAATGTGACAGCCGATGGCTACTAATTAAGACAGttagataataattatatactactaatattttacttaaaatattaataggtaaaatgttatattttataaaaataatttataaatatttatatttatgctAATAAAGGTGGTTTTagtataagaaaaaaaaaaggttgaaaatattgtaataatatttatttgaaatctcaataaaaatttaatctatcaataaaatgattttttttttaatattaaaagaaaggttatatatattattattttttattattataaataaccAAAAATGATTTGTATATTAgtaatacaattattataatatataaagataaaataaattttaataaaattttaacaatatcaataagttaaaaataccattaaataaagacattttttaagagttaat
This Strongyloides ratti genome assembly S_ratti_ED321, chromosome : 2 DNA region includes the following protein-coding sequences:
- a CDS encoding Myosin heavy chain 95F, translating into MDRSKVLSSSLEGCKFIVPDNEKGFTIGIFESFLNDQTIQLKVDDEIRQFQISQVNTPNNEANNDFDDICKMNSINPATLFFNIRDRFFKNKIFTYISNILIAMNPYQEINNLYTNETMIKYHNNSFNSLPSHIYAIVNKAFNDIKICNKNQTIIICGESGSGKTEKQKEILKYICNIWGNNIKVIQKKILSSNLIIESFGNAMTTKNKNSSRFGKYIIINFDNQHKITGGKVLYYLLERSRIIYQSQYERNYHIFYQLISGMNYKWKEEFNIQKLEQFEYLLKGYQSFLSYEKNCIIDDISDYYKLIDALKEIGYNDNSIKEIFKILSGILHLGNIKFNQLTNDEECEIENEESLELVSKLFGFNKNLFKNALKCKKINFLGNIFEKDPISIQLKCTEINNARDALAKKIYINLFDNIVSSINDTIKATSNNHRSLSVLDIAGFEFYKNNCFEQFCINYSNEKLQTFFNKIIFANEQKFYEKENIDVEKIYFTDNVECLQLFDSKQNGIFTLLNEESHLPKPSSIHFTDNVFKKNYENNYLTSGRKYNMKEYKNIKDDEGFLIHHYAYDVFYNTKNFIEKNNDNIHSSLEDFLQKSTNTYFKKLFSLSNIKKYSKLNSPTISTTFRYQLEELLKEIDNSGVHFIKCIKPNDSNECNTFDANKVIKQLEYSGINNVLNLINVGFPYTIDIDELYQKYIVHFNYWIKKINCKSFLIYFFNAIQLDKRKYKFGITKIFFKNEYYEIFYKLKSDEEVIYFTKKVRFYLNKLKWKKVISSIIFTIKISKIFPLKHKAAIIIQANVKGFLLRNKIKKIQRIYNELGNFSKILDKEMEFIRNFNSIKKSDLWKQANHIFVLIINAKGCCKELNCKKIRSLMRDRSEISSRILSLSLTIRDLKLEQETSNDTINLKTLQNEIPNIFEEKQKFAKKYKNLKDIIKKLKNQKDIYIYNINDYELFDVTEIEEKLNAKLEVVVEEIPEFKETKQFDNKDLIKMTFQELKINFDTLIDKERKEQCKNEIERRYSQLKKWKKA
- a CDS encoding Serine/threonine-protein kinase pim-2; translation: MALPELAKKVKQIASQQLTNFKSLLNGRSFAKFKKNYQLKGEIGRGGFGIVYRGIRISDEIPVAVKFIERRHIREWGKLNDERVPLEIMMIAKASKCTGVIKLLDWFSLPEGYLIVMERPSPCMDLFDFIKNQHHLDEDVSKFLFKQVVQTIHECCERKLLHRDIKDENIVIDLMTGETRLIDFGAAAILKKSRYTDFQGTRLYCPPEWFLQSLYLGKEAAVWSLGVLLYNMLNGRLPFRNEKDICTSHLLGPLPYYNSLSDDVRDLIERCLCFNYQNRATLEDILSHPWLEEPINTNWLEFSCVLAINKLSKQSAEDSGNENEHEDDISCESTNSTKQNNIDKIKIVPKRTKVTGKKVGSGFESGMGSSGESNCSSKRSDSIKMVISKNENNVLINDFNCNRYKAQETENNILHLDECKIPPYKPRSVKTSVLNSPVKKKISLLPMKTSVKQKFSFDSGRGSLGSAVTSPSITPDDLSVDDKLVKSIRKFNFDEDDNNEVFVV